A single Pseudomonas sp. HN11 DNA region contains:
- the aceE gene encoding pyruvate dehydrogenase (acetyl-transferring), homodimeric type, whose amino-acid sequence MQDLDPVETQEWLDALESVLDKEGEDRAHYLMTRMGELATRSGSQLPYAITTPYRNTIPVTHEARMPGDLFMERRIRSLVRWNAMAMVMRTNLKDSDLGGHISSFASSATLYDIGFNYFFQAPTDEHGGDLIYFQGHTSPGVYARAFMEGRISEEHMNNFRQEVDGNGLSSYPHPWLMPDFWQFPTVSMGLGPIQAIYQARFMKYLEARGFIPEGKQKVWCFLGDGECDEPESLGAISLAGREKLDNLIFVINCNLQRLDGPVRGNGKIIQELEGVFRGAQWNVTKVIWGRFWDPLLAKDVDGILQRRMDEVIDGEYQNYKAKDGAFVREHFFNTPELKAMVADLSDDEIWKLNRGGHDPYKVYAAYHEAVNHKEQPTVILAKTIKGYGTGAGEAKNTAHNTKKVDVDSLKLFRDRFDIPVKDEELENLPFFKPEPNSAEARYLAERRAALGGFVPQRRANSFSVPTPDLSTLKAILDGSGDREISTTMAFVRILAQLVKDKEIGPRIVPIIPDEARTFGMEGMFRQLGIYSSVGQLYEPVDKDQVMFYKEDKKGQILEEGINEAGAMSSFIAAGTSYSSHNQPMLPFYIFYSMFGFQRIGDLAWAAGDSRTRGFLIGGTAGRTTLNGEGLQHEDGHSHILAATIPNCRTFDPTYGYELAVIIQDGMKKMTEEQQDVFYYITVMNESYQQPAMPAGVEEGIIKGMYLLEEDTKEAAHHVQLMGSGTILREVREAAKILRDEFNVGADVWSVTSFNELRRDGLAVERHNRLHPGQKPQRTFVEECLTGRKGPVIASTDYMKLFAEQIRQWVPSKEFKVLGTDGFGRSDSRKKLRHFFEVDRHFVVLAALEALADRGEIEPKVVADAIVKFGINPEKRNPLDC is encoded by the coding sequence ATGCAAGACCTCGATCCCGTCGAAACCCAGGAATGGCTGGACGCCCTGGAATCGGTTCTCGACAAAGAAGGCGAAGACCGTGCTCACTATCTGATGACCCGTATGGGCGAACTCGCGACCCGCAGCGGCTCGCAACTGCCTTACGCCATCACTACGCCATACCGCAACACCATCCCCGTTACCCACGAAGCACGCATGCCTGGCGACCTGTTCATGGAACGCCGCATTCGCTCGCTGGTACGTTGGAACGCCATGGCGATGGTAATGCGCACGAACTTGAAAGATTCGGACCTGGGCGGTCACATCTCCAGCTTCGCATCCAGCGCAACCCTGTATGATATCGGCTTCAACTACTTCTTCCAGGCCCCGACCGACGAACACGGCGGCGACCTGATCTACTTCCAGGGTCACACCTCGCCAGGCGTCTACGCCCGTGCGTTCATGGAAGGCCGCATCTCCGAAGAACACATGAACAACTTCCGCCAGGAAGTGGACGGTAACGGCCTGTCGTCGTACCCGCACCCATGGCTGATGCCTGATTTCTGGCAGTTCCCGACCGTTTCCATGGGTCTGGGTCCAATTCAAGCGATCTACCAGGCACGTTTCATGAAGTACCTGGAAGCCCGTGGCTTCATCCCTGAAGGCAAGCAGAAAGTCTGGTGCTTCCTGGGCGACGGCGAGTGTGACGAGCCGGAATCCCTGGGTGCCATCTCCCTGGCCGGCCGCGAGAAGCTCGACAACCTGATCTTCGTCATCAACTGCAACCTGCAGCGCCTCGACGGCCCGGTTCGCGGCAACGGCAAGATCATCCAGGAACTCGAAGGTGTGTTCCGCGGGGCTCAGTGGAACGTGACCAAAGTCATCTGGGGCCGTTTCTGGGACCCACTGCTGGCCAAGGACGTCGACGGTATCCTGCAACGTCGCATGGACGAAGTCATCGACGGCGAGTACCAGAACTACAAAGCCAAAGATGGCGCGTTCGTGCGTGAACACTTCTTCAACACGCCTGAACTCAAGGCGATGGTTGCCGACCTGTCCGATGACGAGATCTGGAAACTCAACCGTGGCGGCCACGACCCGTACAAGGTCTACGCGGCGTACCACGAAGCGGTCAACCACAAAGAACAACCGACCGTCATCCTGGCCAAGACCATCAAGGGTTATGGCACCGGTGCCGGCGAAGCGAAGAACACTGCGCACAACACCAAGAAAGTCGATGTCGACAGCCTGAAGTTGTTCCGCGACCGCTTCGACATCCCGGTCAAGGACGAAGAACTGGAGAACCTGCCGTTCTTCAAGCCGGAGCCGAACAGCGCCGAAGCCCGTTACCTGGCCGAGCGCCGCGCCGCACTGGGTGGTTTCGTGCCTCAGCGTCGCGCCAACAGCTTCAGCGTGCCGACTCCGGACCTGAGCACCCTCAAGGCTATCCTCGACGGCTCGGGCGACCGCGAAATTTCCACCACCATGGCCTTCGTACGCATCCTCGCGCAGCTGGTCAAGGACAAGGAAATCGGCCCGCGCATCGTTCCGATCATCCCGGACGAAGCCCGTACCTTCGGTATGGAAGGTATGTTCCGTCAGTTGGGCATCTACTCCTCCGTTGGCCAGCTCTACGAGCCAGTCGATAAAGACCAGGTGATGTTCTACAAGGAAGACAAGAAGGGCCAGATCCTCGAAGAAGGCATCAACGAAGCGGGCGCCATGAGCTCCTTCATCGCTGCCGGTACTTCGTACTCCAGCCACAACCAGCCGATGCTGCCGTTCTACATCTTCTACTCGATGTTCGGCTTCCAGCGCATTGGCGACCTGGCGTGGGCAGCAGGCGACAGCCGTACCCGTGGCTTCCTGATCGGCGGCACCGCCGGTCGTACCACGCTGAACGGCGAAGGCCTGCAACACGAAGACGGTCACAGCCACATCCTGGCTGCCACCATCCCGAACTGCCGCACCTTTGATCCAACCTACGGCTATGAGCTGGCGGTGATCATCCAGGACGGCATGAAGAAGATGACCGAAGAGCAGCAGGACGTTTTCTACTACATCACCGTGATGAACGAGTCCTACCAGCAGCCAGCCATGCCGGCCGGTGTCGAGGAAGGCATCATCAAGGGCATGTACCTGCTCGAAGAAGACACCAAGGAAGCGGCGCACCACGTACAGCTGATGGGCTCCGGCACCATCCTGCGCGAAGTGCGTGAAGCGGCGAAGATCCTGCGTGACGAGTTCAATGTCGGCGCCGACGTGTGGAGCGTGACCAGCTTCAACGAACTGCGTCGCGATGGCCTGGCCGTAGAGCGTCACAACCGCCTGCACCCTGGCCAGAAGCCACAGCGCACCTTCGTTGAAGAGTGCCTGACCGGCCGTAAAGGCCCGGTGATCGCTTCGACCGACTACATGAAACTGTTTGCTGAACAAATTCGCCAGTGGGTCCCGTCCAAGGAATTCAAAGTCCTGGGCACCGACGGTTTCGGTCGCAGTGACAGCCGCAAGAAGCTGCGTCACTTCTTCGAAGTCGACCGTCACTTCGTGGTGTTGGCAGCCCTGGAAGCCTTGGCTGACCGTGGTGAAATCGAACCTAAGGTGGTGGCAGACGCTATCGTCAAGTTCGGGATCAACCCGGAAAAACGCAACCCACTGGACTGCTGA
- the waaF gene encoding lipopolysaccharide heptosyltransferase II has translation MNILIVGPSWVGDMVMAQTLFQCLRMRYPDCQIDVLAPEWSRPILERMPQVRQALSFPLGHGALELATRRRIGKSLAGQYDQAILLPNSLKSALVPYFAGIPKRTGWRGEFRYVLLNDVRTLDKARYPLMIERFMALAYEPDAELPTPYPRPSLQIDPVSRDAALAKFGLELDRPVLALCPGAEFGESKRWPSEHYAKVAEAKIREGWQVWLFGSKKDHPVGEDIRQRLIPGLREEAVNLSGDTSLAEAIDLLSCADSVVSNDSGLMHVAAALNRPLVAVYGSTSPGFTPPLADKVEVVRLGLECSPCFDRTCRFGHYNCMRQLLPQPVNEALQRLQGSAVEVR, from the coding sequence ATGAATATTCTGATCGTTGGGCCCAGTTGGGTCGGTGATATGGTGATGGCGCAGACACTGTTCCAGTGCCTGCGTATGCGCTACCCGGACTGCCAGATCGACGTGCTCGCCCCTGAGTGGAGCCGGCCGATCCTCGAACGCATGCCGCAAGTACGTCAGGCCTTGAGCTTCCCGCTCGGCCATGGCGCCCTGGAGCTGGCGACCCGGCGTCGCATCGGTAAGTCCCTTGCGGGCCAGTACGATCAAGCGATCTTGTTGCCCAACTCGCTCAAGTCGGCGCTGGTGCCGTATTTTGCCGGCATCCCTAAACGCACCGGCTGGCGTGGCGAGTTCCGCTACGTGCTGCTCAACGACGTGCGCACGCTGGATAAAGCCCGCTACCCGCTGATGATCGAGCGCTTCATGGCCTTGGCTTATGAGCCGGACGCCGAGTTGCCCACGCCGTATCCGCGCCCGAGTTTGCAGATCGACCCGGTGAGCCGCGACGCCGCCCTGGCCAAGTTTGGCCTGGAGCTTGACCGTCCAGTCCTGGCGCTGTGTCCCGGTGCCGAGTTTGGCGAGTCCAAGCGCTGGCCGTCGGAGCACTACGCCAAGGTCGCCGAAGCCAAGATCCGCGAAGGCTGGCAGGTGTGGCTGTTTGGTTCGAAGAAGGACCATCCGGTGGGCGAAGACATTCGCCAGCGCCTGATTCCTGGCCTTCGTGAAGAGGCGGTCAACCTCAGTGGCGACACGTCGCTCGCCGAAGCCATCGACCTGCTGTCCTGCGCAGACTCGGTGGTGTCTAACGACTCCGGCCTGATGCACGTCGCCGCCGCGCTTAACCGCCCGCTGGTGGCGGTGTACGGCTCCACATCGCCGGGCTTCACCCCGCCATTGGCCGACAAGGTCGAAGTGGTGCGCCTGGGCCTGGAGTGCAGCCCGTGTTTCGATCGCACCTGCCGTTTCGGTCACTACAACTGCATGCGCCAGTTGCTGCCGCAGCCGGTGAACGAAGCCTTGCAGCGGTTGCAGGGCTCTGCGGTCGAGGTCCGATAG
- the glnE gene encoding bifunctional [glutamate--ammonia ligase]-adenylyl-L-tyrosine phosphorylase/[glutamate--ammonia-ligase] adenylyltransferase — translation MSLPTLAELPAILLSKAQRAEQSFRDAVAALDDDHGLSAWTPQRWADFARVCAASDFVIEQSVRDPLMLLELVAWGELDRGFAPGELCGQIAGAVQQAETEDELGRVLRRQRTRQQVRIIWRDLTRQADLVQTCRDLSDMADASIDQAYQWLYQRHCVQFGTPTGRRSGESQHMVILGMGKLGAVELNLSSDIDLIFAYPEGGETVGVKRSLDNQEFFIRLGQKLIKALDPMTVDGFVFRVDMRLRPYGSAGALVLSFNALEQYYQDQGRDWERYAMIKARVVAGDQVAGAQLLDMLRPFVYRRYLDFSAIEALRTMKQLIQQEVRRKGMADNIKLGAGGIREVEFIAQAFQLIHGGRDLSLQQRPLLKVLGTLEGQGYLPPAVIAELRNGYEFLRYTEHAIQAIADRQTQMLPDSPEDQARIAFMLGFADWASFHERLMYWRGRVDWHFRQVIADPDEEEGEESELVVGGEWLPLWEESQDEEAACRQLAEGGFTDATKALKALAGLRNSPQLRAMQRLGRERLDAFIPRLLAQAVEHANPDLVLERVLPLVEAVARRSAYLVLLTENPDALRRLLTLCAASPWIAEQITRFPLLLDELLNEGRLFKPPLAPELAAELRERLTRIPEDDLEQQMEALRHFKLAHRLRVAASEIAGSLPLMKVSDYLTWLAEAILEQVLALAWRQTVARHGSPQRLDGTLCDPGFIIVGYGKVGGIELGHGSDLDLVFIHDGDPQAETDGAKPIDGAQFFTRLGQRIIHLLTTQTNSGQLYEVDMRLRPSGASGLLVSSLGAFDRYQQNEAWTWEHQALIRARVLVGSQDVGQAFEQVRAKVLGQERDLAKLRQEVSEMRAKMRDNLGTKSTAAGTGANAFEATAAFDLKQDAGGIVDIEFMVQYAALAWSAQHPSLLRYTDNIRILEGLEQVGLMPSADAHLLREVYKAYRSAAHRQALQNEAGTVAGDQFADERRQVMRIWQELGLS, via the coding sequence ATGAGCCTTCCAACACTCGCCGAACTGCCGGCCATTCTCTTGTCAAAAGCCCAGCGGGCCGAGCAGTCATTTCGTGACGCAGTGGCCGCGCTGGACGACGATCATGGACTTTCTGCGTGGACGCCGCAACGGTGGGCTGACTTCGCCCGCGTGTGCGCGGCCAGTGATTTCGTCATTGAACAAAGTGTTCGTGACCCTTTGATGTTGCTCGAACTGGTGGCCTGGGGCGAACTGGACCGTGGTTTCGCGCCTGGCGAACTGTGCGGGCAAATTGCTGGTGCCGTGCAACAAGCCGAAACAGAAGATGAGTTGGGCCGCGTGCTGCGTCGCCAGCGTACGCGCCAGCAGGTGCGCATCATCTGGCGCGATCTGACCCGCCAGGCCGATTTGGTGCAAACCTGCCGTGACCTTTCCGACATGGCCGATGCCAGCATCGACCAGGCTTACCAGTGGCTGTACCAGCGCCACTGCGTGCAGTTCGGCACGCCCACCGGGCGGCGCAGTGGCGAATCGCAGCACATGGTGATCCTTGGCATGGGCAAGCTTGGTGCGGTGGAACTGAACCTGTCGTCGGATATCGACCTGATCTTCGCCTACCCCGAGGGTGGTGAAACGGTCGGCGTCAAACGGTCCCTGGATAACCAGGAGTTTTTCATTCGTCTTGGTCAAAAACTGATCAAGGCCCTCGACCCGATGACCGTCGACGGCTTCGTGTTCCGCGTCGACATGCGCCTGCGCCCCTATGGGTCGGCCGGTGCGCTGGTGCTCAGCTTCAATGCGCTGGAGCAGTACTACCAGGACCAAGGCCGCGATTGGGAACGCTACGCCATGATCAAGGCGCGCGTCGTTGCAGGCGATCAGGTGGCGGGTGCGCAATTGCTGGATATGCTGCGACCGTTTGTCTACCGCCGCTATCTCGATTTTTCCGCCATCGAAGCGCTGCGCACCATGAAGCAGTTGATCCAGCAGGAAGTGCGGCGCAAAGGCATGGCCGACAATATCAAGCTGGGCGCGGGCGGTATCCGCGAAGTGGAATTCATCGCCCAGGCCTTCCAGTTGATCCACGGCGGTCGTGACCTGAGCCTGCAACAGCGCCCGTTGCTCAAGGTGCTCGGCACCCTGGAGGGCCAGGGCTACCTGCCGCCGGCGGTAATTGCCGAATTGCGCAATGGCTACGAATTCCTGCGTTACACCGAACATGCGATTCAGGCGATTGCCGACCGGCAGACGCAAATGCTCCCCGACAGCCCGGAAGACCAGGCGCGCATTGCCTTTATGTTGGGCTTTGCCGACTGGGCCTCGTTCCACGAACGCCTGATGTATTGGCGCGGTCGTGTGGACTGGCATTTCCGCCAAGTGATCGCCGATCCCGACGAAGAAGAGGGCGAAGAAAGCGAGTTGGTGGTGGGCGGTGAGTGGTTGCCGCTGTGGGAAGAATCCCAAGATGAAGAAGCCGCCTGCCGTCAATTGGCCGAAGGTGGCTTTACCGACGCGACCAAGGCCCTCAAGGCGCTGGCCGGCCTGCGCAACAGCCCGCAACTGCGCGCCATGCAGCGTTTGGGGCGCGAGCGGTTGGATGCGTTCATCCCGCGTCTGCTTGCCCAGGCTGTCGAACACGCCAACCCGGACTTGGTGCTGGAGCGTGTGTTGCCGCTGGTCGAAGCCGTCGCGCGGCGTTCCGCCTATCTAGTGTTGCTCACGGAAAACCCCGACGCCCTGCGTCGCCTGTTGACCCTGTGCGCCGCCAGCCCGTGGATCGCCGAACAGATCACACGCTTTCCGCTGTTGCTCGACGAGTTGCTCAACGAAGGCCGCCTGTTCAAGCCGCCGTTGGCTCCCGAGTTGGCCGCCGAGTTGCGCGAGCGCCTGACGCGCATCCCGGAAGACGACCTTGAGCAACAGATGGAAGCCCTGCGCCACTTCAAACTGGCCCACCGCCTGCGCGTGGCCGCCTCGGAAATCGCTGGCAGCTTGCCGTTGATGAAGGTCAGCGACTACCTCACCTGGCTCGCCGAGGCGATTCTCGAACAGGTGCTGGCCCTGGCCTGGCGCCAGACCGTGGCGCGCCACGGTTCACCGCAACGGTTGGACGGCACGTTGTGCGATCCTGGGTTCATTATTGTCGGTTATGGGAAGGTCGGCGGGATCGAACTGGGGCATGGTTCGGACCTGGATCTGGTGTTTATCCACGATGGTGATCCGCAGGCAGAAACCGATGGTGCCAAACCGATCGACGGCGCGCAGTTCTTCACGCGTCTGGGCCAAAGGATCATTCACCTGCTGACCACCCAGACCAACTCCGGCCAGTTGTATGAAGTGGACATGCGCCTGCGGCCTTCTGGCGCGTCCGGTTTGCTGGTGAGTTCGCTGGGGGCGTTTGATCGCTACCAACAAAATGAAGCGTGGACCTGGGAACATCAGGCGCTGATCCGCGCGCGGGTGCTGGTCGGCAGCCAGGATGTGGGCCAGGCATTTGAGCAGGTACGGGCTAAAGTGTTGGGGCAGGAGCGGGACCTGGCGAAGCTGCGCCAGGAGGTCAGCGAGATGCGCGCCAAGATGCGTGACAACCTGGGCACCAAGAGCACGGCGGCCGGTACTGGCGCCAATGCCTTCGAGGCCACGGCGGCGTTTGACCTCAAGCAGGACGCCGGAGGTATCGTCGATATTGAATTTATGGTGCAATACGCGGCTTTGGCGTGGTCTGCGCAACACCCATCGCTGCTGCGCTATACCGACAATATCCGCATTCTGGAAGGCCTGGAGCAGGTGGGCTTGATGCCCTCCGCCGATGCCCACCTGCTGCGCGAGGTGTATAAGGCCTACCGTTCCGCCGCGCATCGTCAGGCTTTGCAAAACGAGGCCGGTACGGTGGCCGGGGATCAGTTCGCCGACGAACGGCGCCAGGTGATGCGCATCTGGCAGGAGCTGGGGTTGAGCTGA